The Populus trichocarpa isolate Nisqually-1 chromosome 18, P.trichocarpa_v4.1, whole genome shotgun sequence genomic interval TTGGGTTTCTTTCCCGCTTCAAGCCGGTAGAAACTCAAGTTACAATCGGACTTCTCACAGCAAGTCTAGTTCCAATCTTGAATGGAGATCGACTTTTCTACTAAAGAAGTGATGCGaaacaatgaataaaaagaattcaagcAGGAAATAAAgaagttttagagaaaaaaagctaacaattaaaagcaagaaaataaagaaaaagccagagaaaaaaaaaaaagggcttggAAAAGCTTGCaacattacaatttttttattcaattcatcaaaaactgtctaatatttagaaaagtaggatataaatactaaaactctAACTAGAACAAGCAATTGGATTTATGGtctactaaataaaatacccaacaataattaaatcaaacttaacaaataaagtttaattaataaacctcaactaaaaattcatataaattaaactaaaacataaGTTAAAGTTCAATCTTTTAATGGTTTAGACTACCCTCCATCATCTATGATCATATAAATGCGTAAACAATGTCTCGAGTTTAGTGTCTTCACCAAGAAATCAATGCTAACCTTATTTCAAATAGGCTAGGAAGAAAAATTGCATACGgtcttttttttacaagaacaGTACTGAAAAAGAATTGAGAATTAACATTTATGTGATGAAAGGGTTTGGGTGAATATTGATATCGTTATTGCTTGATTTCCTGCAATTATTCTTTGGAATGGCTCAACAAGATGGGAGTGAGGCCTCATTACATTATAGAAAGGTTTATAATCTAGCCTAGTCCAGTGCCTTACGAGGACGGCGAAAGCTTATCAAATGCCAACATCTTTTCTACTCTGCTATTTTGGTATATGACTAATAGTCAGTAATCAAACAAGCAACAATTCTGCAAGGTTCTCTTTTTGCTTAAAGAATGATGTGCCAACCTTAGAGATTCCTACACCTATACATATAATCTCACTACTCATTAAGTACTCATTGtgcaatacatttttttttttttcaaaataacacCATCAGAAAAGAggcaaatataaacaaaaacaccAATGAAAAAACTTTGTCGGTATATTGCGATGACCTTTACCGACATAATTTTCCATTCTTGTATCCATCGataaacaccaacaaaaaaatatcctcggtatataccaaagGAATGACGGAGGGTATTATAGTGGGATTCAAAAAGATAAATTGTACGATGACGTAACATTTTTACCGATAAAATGATCAACGGAGTTACTGTCAGAATAATTCCCTCGATAACGCTATcggttatatttaatttatgacctgaaAATCAACCCTTCTTTCCCCctccctcatttcttcttctttcttatatattttttctgcaACAAACAGTCACCCCTCCCCCTaatctcaacacaattcaacctCTCACAACAAATCTGACCATCACAACACTCAGTTTGTCAGCATTCGtgttttgattcaaattttattaagaattcttcactttaagtaagcaaatctacttttttttttatttgaactccattttaaaatgttgatttttttgcatattttttgtagtatatgtattttgtttgggtgtttacttgttttatagttttttttcatacaaatttgttgtatggatttatgatttgtatatgttagggtttgttttagattttataaaattgtatttgtttgtaaattgatgaaacttatgtcgaattttttatttatgtgttttgtgatgaaacaATAATGGTTTATTTAATGGatctgttttatatatttttttcaattttattgctaagttgaattttttagtaaatatgtagaaatttgaatttatgtagataattgataatgaattaagagtacttttaaaatagattgaataagtttgagatAAATCAAtactttgcaaaatatttagttaacgtagttaattaatgCATATTGTCATCActattttatataggtttgatataaataattgattatcgttcatggatgtataaAGATTCACCCAAAAggttgcggaggatggattattgtaatgagatttagggttttattaattatacattatctaatccgagaaatattagtggaggggGTATTAGATGTTCatgcaagaggtgtaaaaataaaaaaaatttcaatctagATGTTGTAACTATGCAtcttctataataaaaaaaaatttcattgagaaatatttgtgttggtatgcacacagagAACCATATATTCTTCATGATACGATGGTAGAAAAAATGGTTAGGTCAACTTCTAATTCTAGCAATgtgcatgaagttgtagatgGCAATGGTAATCtttataggaatatggttatagatacgatgaaaataaattaaggtcATATCGGTCAATGTCtaatcatagatgaagaacctaatgtagacacaaccaggttttttttatcttctgaAAGTTTCCTAAGAAATCATTATGGGATCATTGCACAAAttacagtaaattatcggttgtTGCATAAATGTTCAACATCAAAtcagatcatgggttgagtgaggttagatatgataaaattatcgaATGagtgagaagcattttacctgaaggaaACAGGctaaaagagaacttttatgttGTCAAGTCCATGATAAAACCCCTCGGTATAGGATACcataaaattgacatgtgttCAAACTTCTGTATGTTGTACTAccttaaaaatacaaagttgaTTGAGTGCAGAACATGTGGCATTCTCATTACAACTGGCAGGGAAAAGACTTTTGTCGCACATAAAAAACtcagatacttctcaatcacacctagactatAGAGGTTATTTATGTTACCAAAGACTAATGAGCACATGACAttgcaccaatcacatgatgtgaTGGATTGAGTGGTGGTGCACCCTTCCGAtagtgaagcctggaaacactttaatagtgtgcatcctcaGTTTTCAGTGGAGATAAGGAATGTGCATCTTGAGTTATGTACAAACGGATTCAATCTATTCGGGTcatttatttcttcttattcttgttaGCCGATGATACTCACAGTTTACAACTTGTCATCAAGATATGTATGAGGccaaagttcatgtttttatctatggtcatacccaGTACTAATAGTCCAGGTTGAAATATGGATATTTGTCTTTGACcgttgattaatgagttgagaCAGTTGTGGTCATCAgtagctttgacttatgatgtatcgaagaaataaaatttcctGATAAAGGCAGCTTTGATGtgaactatcaatgattttctagcTTATGAAATGATTTATGGTTGGAGCGCACATGAAAAATTAGCATATCCATActgtatgaaaaataacaaggcattcacTCTAACAAATAGCgataaaacattttcttttgctATCACTGACAATTCTTACCAACGAATCACAAGTTctgaaagaacaaaaaggacTTCTTTGTTGGCAAAGTTGAAAGGGATGTTTCACCGTCATTTCTTTaaggtgaagaattgtataaCGTGGTGTCAAAAtatggtgacattgtgtttagtTTTCAATccggtaagcagaagtttcctgattttggtttgacccacaatTGAGTAAAACGAAATATTTTCTGagagattttttattggaagaccaatatTCTCCGTCATAACCTTAAtgtcatgcacatagaaaagaacatgtttgagaatattttcaacacgaTTATAGACgtgaaggggaagaaaaaaggacaacatcaagacTAGAATAgctataactttgttttttcatcgtaaaaatatagagttggtttaTGTTGAGTCATGGGTCACAAAGCCTAAAGTCAGTTTCATCTTCAATAAGAATGCACAGTTACTTGTCTATCAATGGCTTAAAAGTCTATGTTTTCATGATGGACATGCCTTGAACATATTAAGGTTGATGAATTTGGAAATTGCAAATTGTATGGAATAAATAGTCATGACTgacacgtgtttatgcaaacactcattccattagcttatcgGGATTTATTGTTAAAAGGGATAtaggatgcactcacggagatcgatcacttctttagagatatattcTCCAACAAGTTACAAACACAACAAATGAAGAAGCTTAAAATGAATATCATTCGAACAATatacaaacttgagatgatactCTCCATCATTTTTCGACTCGATTGAGCATCTATCCATACATTTACTAtttgaggcaaaagttggaggctTATTACAATATAGATAGATGTATTCATTCAAAAAGTTAAGGTTTATATGtgcatcataattaaaattttattatctttctttagatatttcaaaacattaatttaattccaTGTACTtgttcaacttaaaagaataatttgtaATAATCAAGAACAATTATCTGCTTTGTAGTCCTGTAATCATCATATAATTTAGGCAAGGACCAAGGCTTTAGGAGTGAGGAATGAAAGAACGGTGTGTTTGCAATTTGCTATGGACGCAAGGAACAAGAAGACGCCTCCACTGCCTAATGGTTTCAGTGGCAATGCTTATGTACTCATTTCAGTAGCTTTCACAGCTGGAGAATTAGAGGAAGGAAGCCATGAGGCCATAATAGAGAAGATAAAACAAGCTAAGAACTCTGTCAACAGTGACTATGTGAACGCATATATGGAAGCACTAGATGGGCCACAAGGCACTCTCCCTCCTCTGAAGGAGCTCACTATAGTTTCTGATTGGACAAGGATGCCATTCCACAAGGTGGGTTTTCTACATGGAGATGCAGCCTATGCACCTCCATTGGTTACTCCAATCCCTCAGGTTGCATACTTGATGCAGAATCCTATTGACCCTGCAGGAATTGATGTGATGTTTGGCCTGCTTCCGCAGTCCCTGGATGCCTTCTCTCGTTATTTTCTCATGAATGTGCAATGAGCCTCATGCATTGGCCTTTCTATCTTTACTTGTTAAattctctttttgtttgaaGTGGGGGGTGAAATTTAGGAGGCATCTGAAAAGATTACAAGGAAATACTGATTATTATGGTAATGATATGCCACAATGATGTGTTCTAGAgatagtgttttttctttcaaaatacaTGCTACTAGAAATATTCTTGTGGAATTTTTGTCTGGTGAGAGATACTCAGGAACACATTTCTGGTCAATAGCAAGTGGAGACACTTTTCTTGGTAGAAATGATAGCTCTTTTCTTTAGTGTGGGGCCTTAAGACAATCTCAATATCACCAATAATGCCGAACACACTTGTTCTTCTGGGCCCGTGAACAGTGAATTTTCCCAGTTCAAAACCAAGTTCTTGGGAATGTTTTGAGATTGCAAATGCTCTGCTGAATCGACTAGGTAGAAACAAATCACTCTGCCGAATTTGAGGAGGACAAAACAACTGCAATTAACATACAGTTCTCTAAAGAAAATTAGAAGTGGAATACATAGATATATTGAGTATCAATTACACTAGGAATAACTCATCTGCAAGAAAGCACAAAGCTTCTGCAGATCATCCTCTTTAGAGACCTTGGCAGCTTAAATCTGCTTTATATGCAATTCCTTAGAGAATAACCACCACATCCGAAGTCTCCTTCTGGTAGCTTCACCTGTCTTGTTCCTGCatcatcaactcaatgttaTAAAATGCCTAGGATTAAAGCTGATGAAGTGATATGGAACACCAAAAATGCTGAAAAGGGAGGTAAATCGAGAATGATTCATTGACTAGGGCAGACCGTGTTTTCATCAAGTAATATCATAAAAGATAACTCCAGGTGAAAGGACATGACATGCAATTTAAGGACTTCGGAGGGCCCTCCATGTTTCAAGGCTAGAAAAatcttttattgaaaaacaatactCCGCAAGATATATCCGAAACACTCACAGAGACAGATACTCACCCAGACTATTCTCCTAACCAAGAATGGTTGGCTGCAtagaacatgaaaaacataataagcAAAGAGATTCAAAGTTGAAGTGATAAGAActcattcaaaacaaaaacaagaactgGCATCAACTTGTATTTTGCGGGGTCCTATTAGGAACACCATCTTTAAACCATGTTACAGTTGAAACATATATTTGATAGTCAGGAGAAATAGTTAAAAAGTTGATAAATCCTAACGCATTTTTTGGGGTATAGCTGGTTGACTGAGAGCCAAATGATAATTGAGGGAAAAGAAACTTTGTTTGCCTAGAGGAGATTCTCTTATTCAATGGTAAAGGCTCAGAACCTCATGCAAATTTTATGGCTAAAATACAATaggaaaaacaaagacatctCGACAGGAATGCACAGAGACATGGAGGACTTGCCTGATTGATCATTACGCTCACCAAATCTTCCAAGGAGCCAAAATTATTCGAAACAGAACTGTCCTGTGGCTTCTCTTGGCCTAGCAAATACCCATCTTTTGACCTCACTAATGTTTCCATGGCTGAACATTCAACCTCATTATGCTTCATCAATGAGGTATCAACAAAATTTGACGGTCCAGTTGAAATGAAGCTTGTGGTTCTCTGAAAAAACAGGTTATTTGGATCTAAATTGAACCCATTGGGACTCCCATTACCATTAATAGGAAATGCTGAGTTTATTGAGTTAGATAGGCCATTTGAGTGGTAAGGATCATCCTGCCTACGGTCATCCCACCCTAGAGAGCCATTATTAATTAGCTGTCCAGCATTACTACTCACTGTAGCCACTCCCACTCGGCATGGTAGATCTGCTTTGGAGTCCTGTAAATGCATGGGAAGAGTTGAGACAGAAGAAACATCACAAGGATTATTCCTGCTTTGCAAGGCCATTGTTGACATGCGGTCTCTGATGGCACTAGGATGCAGAGTAGATTGCTTAAAATAGTCATTCAACGTAAAAGAATCTGACTGGGCCCCATTTGACGGAACAGCGTTGGACCAGTTGTCATTACATCTACCATGATCTGGAAAATGGGAAGAATATCCTGGATTTAAAGACCCTGCTGAAAGAGAAGATTGCTTTCCAGATTTTTGGCCATCTTGGAGCCCTTGACCATGTCCTTCCAACATCAGGTGTTTGTTTGAAACACCAACAAAAGGGCTGTTTGAGCTTCCAGCAATTATTTTCATATCTGTGGAACCACTGGAAACAGGGAAACTGGCTGTGTCATCAAGATGAGTAGGAAGTTCCGGAATGTAGTTCACACCTTTGTTGGATTGTATTTGATCAAGTTCTAATGGCATTGGCATCCCTTGCAGTATGTTCCCATTATTTCCTCGGTGTCCAACTGGTTGGAAGTGACTTAGACCATTAGCCGTGTGGGGTGCAGTCTGTACATGACCTAATTGAATCACTCCAGGAGAAGGAAGACCGTGAATGCCCAGAACAGCAGGAGAATTCAACCTATCAAGCATTCCACTAGATTGGAGAGATCTGAAGGGTGTGCTGTGAAACTGCACAGATCCAGCCAAGCTGTGCAATCCCAGTACACTCATAGAATTCATTTGCAGGTATGATGCATCTGAACTGCCCAGAGCTGCCACCATATTAGCTTGCTGGTTTGCCACGGTGCTGATCCTTTTAAGGTAATGCCTATATTTCTACAATCACAACGGTGTAGTTAGATTCCTGGATGAAAATAATTAGTTCATTTTCAATTATGCCAGGAGAGGTTAAGAATATATGCCTGGAGATGGCTTGCCACATTTTCTCTAGTAAGCTTTTCAACATTCATCAAATCAAGAATCTTCTTTGGAACAGCCTCTGCATTGAaacaaaatgaatgaaaattaaaacaaaataccatAACAAAAGCGTGGTTTCATCCATGAATGAATTTGTTATGGCTGTAAAGGATCtaagaattaattattaaccAGTGAAATTGCTATTGCTCAAATCAATTGGTGGAGAAAAAAGTTCTAATACTTGAGAAATGTCATAAACCACATATCGACTCCAGTATTAATTAGGAAAAATAGTAAACATGCACATGCACAAgcacaaattgaataaataaaacccACATCCACAAGCAcagattgaataaataaaaccaGTGTCATATACCCTGAGAAAAACATTCCAAACACTTCTAGTATACTGAAGAGCTAAATAACATACTGTCAACGCCCAATTGATTAACGGCTGCAACAAACTTGCGATGCAGCTCCACTGACCATACAACCCGGGGCTTCTTTTGGGTTGTTGGATCCTCATTTTCATGCTCGTCCTCGTCCTCATCATGATCCTCATCCTCGTCTCCATTctggtcttttctttttttattaagcttCTGGTCAGGTACTGCTTCACTACTTCCTTGATTAGGCTTGTCTCGGTTATCCGAGCTGTTTCTGTCTTTGTTATCACTTTTCTTTCTCCTAATCACATGTTGCCAGATGGTCTTTAGCTCCTCAATTCGAACAGGCTTGAGCAAATAATAACAAGCTCCATGAGTGATCCCCTTCATCACAAGCTTTGGATCACCGTTTGCTGACAACACTGCAGATCAAcatcaataaattataatgaatCCCAATTGGACAACCACATGTGGCAAAAATGTTGCAATAATATGCAATGAGCACAAAACAGCTCAGTAAGCAAATTTATTAAACTGAACAGAAGAAGGTCCTAATATTCAGCTTTGGAATCAACTTACGAAATGAGTTTTAATCAGACTAATACACAACTCTAAAATTGTCAAACAAGTGGTAAAGCTGGAAATGGCATGAAACTGATCATTTTCAAATGCTTTTAGGAAGTCTGCGGATCCATATAGAAAATCTACAGCATGTTTTCCTTTAGAgtcttcaaaactgaaacaCAGAGGGCAAAAGACCATGTGCAGTGTTTTTGGCTTACTGATGACAGGTAGGTCCATCTCAAGCCCCACGAGCTCCAGCAATTTAAAACCATCCATGTCTGGCATATGGACATCACTGATAACCAGGTCAAActtgttcttgttttctctcaacATCCTCAATGCCGTGATTGCCTGACTCGTCGTAGTAACTGCACAATCCAAAACCCATTTATCGAGCAAGTCCAGCATGTGAAAAATTCCACAAGTATGCCAGAAAAAGGGACAAATTATACCATAGAAAATCAATCATTAATCTAGTAAAAAGATTCAGAATCAACCAAAACTcagaaaatcaataataaatttagatttatttagaAAAGATTCAGAAGTATGTCATGCCAATAAATCATAAGATTTAACTTAAACACAgaacaaatttatataaatctaCTCCGAAGAGCTAATAACCCAACAGTACATGTGCAATCAATTTAGAAGATCCAACAGTTCCAGTCATTAAAAACCACCAGTAGCTAAAAACATAGAATGACATAAGAGACAGTAAAGATTCAAATGAGTAAACAATAACCTTTATAATCTTGTCAAAGTAGATACATATCTAGGTGCCTATCTCCCAAAAGTATCAAACTGAGACAAAGCGAGTAAAGAACATAGATTTCTACTTTCCGCAAGAAGCCAAAAGCAAGACAAGAGACTTAATTTAACTCAACAAGATTTCATATTTACAAAAACTAACTACATAAAACAGCTAAATGAACAGAgagaatcaaaaccaaaaacaaagatTATCAAGCCAATGGCTTgtaaatattcataatttaCACAACTAACTACATAAATCTGCCAAACAACTAAAACATCaaaaccttaacaaaaaaaaacatgaaaaccaaAACCCATGTCCAAAAACACATGAACAAGTCAATGAAacgataaaaaagaaagacaaaccATTGTACTGGCATCTTCGGAGTAGAGTCTCTAACAGTAAAAGACAAGTTGGGTCATCATCAACAGCCAAAACTCTCATACCAATAGGAAACTGATCTATATTGCTATCTCCAATCCCCTGTTCTACAGtcattttttcctcttcaaaaCAATTTGACGAAGcaaaatatgaaagaaagagaCTAATTTACAGAGTGGGGTTCTACAATTTGCTTCAAAGTTTGGAGCTTTAACTGGATTTTGTTTCAAAGTTTGGAGCTTTTAACAAAAACCTAGAAACCATAATAATTGCAGAGCTTGAAAATTTGTCAGTTGAGAGAGAgtgacaacaaaaataaatcttcattgGTAAACTTGGAATATAgtattttagagagaaaaagagcTTTCCAAAAAGAACAAACAGaacactctctctctcctctctctcttacaCACATTAACCGGTTATGGTGCATTTGGTCCCTCTACTATGAATGTTTTAtcactttgatccttatttaatgttttattctAATATcgaaccttgatttttttttaaaaaatcgatAGCAATGCTAATTTTATGgaaagtatttaaaaattaactctctgaaaaaagatttaatcatTAGATTTATGGGTTTATTACTGGGATTTTCTCAATCAATATATGAGTTTTTTCCAAAAATGAATTTGGTAAAACTATTAGATAAAATtagtagttttttaattatgaagtaAATGTAAGGGATTAACacaaatatataaagaatttaGATTTTACCAAAATATTTGCATAAAATCCCTTCTTAAAATCTTTCAACCATTAGACTTTTAAGATCTATTGtagaattcaattatttaatgcatgaaatttatcgaaaagaatattaaataaaattaccattattttatttattttattttttgtgaagaAAATAACAGGAtgataataaaagaatattaaagaaaatttatgaaaGGCCCATGGTAAAACAGAAATAGAAATTAAGGATAGAATTGAAATGAAATACAGAAAGAGGATGgaagtaaattaaattaaagttgaGGAACCAAATGCACAAATTAAGCCTACAAAAAACTGTGATGAAGAATATGAAATCTAAGGCTAGATTTGGACGGTGGTGGAAGTTGTGGAAGGCGAATGGGAAGGTTGAAAGATGAAAGCTTTTATCattgtcaatgtttttttaccatttatGGTTGCGCGTGCTTTCCACGCGCATCCATTTCGATTGTTATGGATATTTTCCGTTTGGGTACGCTCTTAGAATACTTTGCATTCTTATTATCAtggaaaaaatacaatatttagtTGCACTTTCTACTTTTGATAAGATAATATCAGAAACAATGctatttttacaaaatttagTTAAAGGATAggtttttcccaaaaaaaaaatgaaatataaaggGTTAAATTTAGGggaatcaatcaatttaataagtaatttttggtaaaattatcattattttattgcagttcctattaaattaaaaaaatatataggtttaaataaaaattatgattaaaactttattttttttttatcctcattgATTGTTAATGGTATAAACTTGCTAATGGGAtctcaaaatttgattttaagcCCATGgaaattgagaattttaaaCCCTAATTCATTTTAGGCATAGCTAGAATGATAAtgagttgcttttttttt includes:
- the LOC7458409 gene encoding two-component response regulator ORR24 isoform X1, translating into MTVEQGIGDSNIDQFPIGMRVLAVDDDPTCLLLLETLLRRCQYNVTTTSQAITALRMLRENKNKFDLVISDVHMPDMDGFKLLELVGLEMDLPVIMLSANGDPKLVMKGITHGACYYLLKPVRIEELKTIWQHVIRRKKSDNKDRNSSDNRDKPNQGSSEAVPDQKLNKKRKDQNGDEDEDHDEDEDEHENEDPTTQKKPRVVWSVELHRKFVAAVNQLGVDKAVPKKILDLMNVEKLTRENVASHLQKYRHYLKRISTVANQQANMVAALGSSDASYLQMNSMSVLGLHSLAGSVQFHSTPFRSLQSSGMLDRLNSPAVLGIHGLPSPGVIQLGHVQTAPHTANGLSHFQPVGHRGNNGNILQGMPMPLELDQIQSNKGVNYIPELPTHLDDTASFPVSSGSTDMKIIAGSSNSPFVGVSNKHLMLEGHGQGLQDGQKSGKQSSLSAGSLNPGYSSHFPDHGRCNDNWSNAVPSNGAQSDSFTLNDYFKQSTLHPSAIRDRMSTMALQSRNNPCDVSSVSTLPMHLQDSKADLPCRVGVATVSSNAGQLINNGSLGWDDRRQDDPYHSNGLSNSINSAFPINGNGSPNGFNLDPNNLFFQRTTSFISTGPSNFVDTSLMKHNEVECSAMETLVRSKDGYLLGQEKPQDSSVSNNFGSLEDLVSVMINQPTILG
- the LOC7458409 gene encoding two-component response regulator ORR24 isoform X4; protein product: MKGITHGACYYLLKPVRIEELKTIWQHVIRRKKSDNKDRNSSDNRDKPNQGSSEAVPDQKLNKKRKDQNGDEDEDHDEDEDEHENEDPTTQKKPRVVWSVELHRKFVAAVNQLGVDKAVPKKILDLMNVEKLTRENVASHLQKYRHYLKRISTVANQQANMVAALGSSDASYLQMNSMSVLGLHSLAGSVQFHSTPFRSLQSSGMLDRLNSPAVLGIHGLPSPGVIQLGHVQTAPHTANGLSHFQPVGHRGNNGNILQGMPMPLELDQIQSNKGVNYIPELPTHLDDTASFPVSSGSTDMKIIAGSSNSPFVGVSNKHLMLEGHGQGLQDGQKSGKQSSLSAGSLNPGYSSHFPDHGRCNDNWSNAVPSNGAQSDSFTLNDYFKQSTLHPSAIRDRMSTMALQSRNNPCDVSSVSTLPMHLQDSKADLPCRVGVATVSSNAGQLINNGSLGWDDRRQDDPYHSNGLSNSINSAFPINGNGSPNGFNLDPNNLFFQRTTSFISTGPSNFVDTSLMKHNEVECSAMETLVRSKDGYLLGQEKPQDSSVSNNFGSLEDLVSVMINQPTILG
- the LOC7458409 gene encoding two-component response regulator ARR12 isoform X2; this encodes MTVEQGIGDSNIDQFPIGMRVLAVDDDPTCLLLLETLLRRCQYNVTTTSQAITALRMLRENKNKFDLVISDVHMPDMDGFKLLELVGLEMDLPVIMLSANGDPKLVMKGITHGACYYLLKPVRIEELKTIWQHVIRRKKSDNKDRNSSDNRDKPNQGSSEAVPDQKLNKKRKDQNGDEDEDHDEDEDEHENEDPTTQKKPRVVWSVELHRKFVAAVNQLGVDKAVPKKILDLMNVEKLTRENVASHLQKYRHYLKRISTVANQQANMVAALGSSDASYLQMNSMSVLGLHSLAGSVQFHSTPFRSLQSSGMLDRLNSPAVLGIHGLPSPGVIQLGHVQTAPHTANGLSHFQPVGHRGNNGNILQGMPMPLELDQIQSNKGVNYIPELPTHLDDTASFPVSSGSTDMKIIAGSSNSPFVGVSNKHLMLEGHGQGLQDGQKSGKQSSLSAGSLNPGYSSHFPDHGRCNDNWSNAVPSNGAQSDSFTLNDYFKQSTLHPSAIRDRMSTMALQSRNNPCDVSSVSTLPMHLQDSKADLPCRVGVATVSSNAGQLINNGSLGWDDRRQDDPYHSNGLSNSINSAFPINGNGSPNGFNLDPNNLFFQRTTSFISTGPSNFVDTSLMKHNEVECSAMETLVRSKDGYLLGQEKPQDSSVSNNFGSLEDLVSVMINQEQDR
- the LOC7458409 gene encoding two-component response regulator ORR24 isoform X3 → MTVEQGIGDSNIDQFPIGMRVLAVDDDPTCLLLLETLLRRCQYNVTTTSQAITALRMLRENKNKFDLVISDVHMPDMDGFKLLELVGLEMDLPVIMLSANGDPKLVMKGITHGACYYLLKPVRIEELKTIWQHVIRRKKSDNKDRNSSDNRDKPNQGSSEAVPDQKLNKKRKDQNGDEDEDHDEDEDEHENEDPTTQKKPRVVWSVELHRKFVAAVNQLGVDKAVPKKILDLMNVEKLTRENVASHLQKYRHYLKRISTVANQQANMVAALGSSDASYLQMNSMSVLGLHSLAGSVQFHSTPFRSLQSSGMLDRLNSPAVLGIHGLPSPGVIQLGHVQTAPHTANGLSHFQPVGHRGNNGNILQGMPMPLELDQIQSNKGVNYIPELPTHLDDTASFPVSSGSTDMKIIAGSSNSPFVGVSNKHLMLEGHGQGLQDGQKSGKQSSLSAGSLNPGYSSHFPDHGRCNDNWSNAVPSNGAQSDSFTLNDYFKQSTLHPSAIRDRMSTMALQSRNNPCDVSSVSTLPMHLQDSKADLPCRVGVATVSSNAGQLINNGSLGWDDRRQDDPYHSNGLSNSINSAFPINGNGSPNGFNLDPNNLFFQRTTSFISTGPSNFVDTSLMKHNEVECSAMETLVRSKDGYLLGQEKPQDSSVSNNFGSLEDLEQDR